The Onthophagus taurus isolate NC chromosome 2, IU_Otau_3.0, whole genome shotgun sequence genome includes a window with the following:
- the LOC111413842 gene encoding uncharacterized protein — MTNRPFQSDSTKIYDEFSFQSAPGQFGQNHLMVTYGQQRRTFDTTTTAITGQPFQHLRGNLDSNRQQFNQQVLTPNKQSFPYGVSYTFPNQDQSTSTKFQQLGIDYNGPTQHFMQTNPNQYQVLHQPPQNLYQNQFHSHEFSNPIPPPPMNLTLQQQIALNELQKHALETMLLHETLKRNPFKLRFHFDGQTDTNDLYYKSNQFHPINELNSKESEKQVKNPEALHSETSKRKILKIKSKDNNRDCDKECQNQPEIVSVQVQCDARNPDKCSDACLCEKEAQTERKVCFEKESDERTTKKHIEKRKQSGRSVNDDSDSSSTYDDMSLG; from the exons ATGACCAACCGACCATTTCAATCGGATTCAACTAAAATCTACGACGAATTCTCTTTTCAATCAG cTCCAGGCCAATTTGGACAAAATCATCTTATGGTAACTTATGGCCAACAACGAAGAACATTCGACACAACAACCACCGCAATAACAGGTCAACCTTTTCAACACTTAAGAGGCAATCTTGACTCAAACCGGCAACAATTCAACCAACAAGTTTTAACGCCTAATAAACAAAGCTTTCCATATGGAGTCAGTTATACTTTTCCAAATCAAGATCAATCGACATCAacaaaatttcaacaattaGGAATTGACTATAACGGACCAACTCAACATTTTATGCAAACAAATCCAAATCAATATCAAGTATTACATCAACCACCtcaaaatttatatcaaaaccaATTTCACTCACATGAATTTTCAAATCCAATACCTCCACCTCCAATGAATTTAACACTACAACAACAAATAGCGTTAAACGAGCTCCAAAAACACGCTTTAGAAACGATGCTCCTTCAcgaaacattaaaaagaaacccGTTTAAATTAAGGTTTCATTTTGACGGGCAAACGGATACCAAcgatttatattacaagtcaAATCAATTTCATCCTATAAATGAGTTAAACTCAAAAGAATCGGAGAAACAAGTTAAAAATCCGGAAGCTCTTCATTCTGAAACatcaaaaaggaaaattttgaaaataaaatcaaaagataATAATCGTGATTGTGATAAAGAGTGTCAAAACCAACCTGAAATCGTTTCAGTTCAAGTTCAATGTGACGCAAGAAATCCCGATAAGTGTAGTGATGCGTGTTTATGTGAAAAAGAAGCTCAAACTGAGAGGAAGGTTTGTTTTGAAAAGGAATCGGACGAAAGAACTACAAAGAAACATATtgaaaaaaggaaacaaaGTGGTAGATCTGTTAATGACGATTCGGATTCTTCGTCTACTTATGATGACATGTCGTTGGGATGA
- the LOC111413845 gene encoding luciferin sulfotransferase-like, producing MIEMDLYYWFKNDFIEEYGSDSINYVDNLPSPRFLKTHLTGHFLPKQFDQVNPKVIYIARNPKDIYCSYYTHLKMFHALKAPFEDYAKYYIAGKAPMGCPIAHQLSFWNKRFDPNVLFLWYEDIKADTKTTIKKIANFLEKPITEENLERLHDYVSLEKMKSNPGVNLEKLIEQCYGDDVSDRFFIGKGQIGSWKTKMSEKMSEEFDDWIEKKTKNTDLRY from the exons ATGATTGA AATGGATCTTTATTATTggtttaaaaacgattttattgaaGAATATGGAAGTGATTCAATTAATTATGTGGATAATTTACCATCaccaagatttttaaaaactcattTAACGGGACATTTTTTACCAAAACAATTCGATCAAGTTAATCCCaag gtaaTTTATATTGCAAGAAACCCAAAAGATATTTACTGCTCGTATTACACCCacctaaaaatgtttcacGCTTTAAAAGCTCCATTTGAAGATTACGCAAAATATTACATAGCAGGAAAAGCACCGATGGGGTGTCCAATAGCACATCAATTATCATTTTGGAATAAACGATTCGACCCAAACGTTCTTTTTCTTTGGTACGAAGACATAAAAGCGGATACCAAAACCACTATAAAAAAGATTgcaaatttcttagaaaaaccGATAACAGAAGAAAATTTAGAACGACTTCACGATTACGTTTCTTTAGAAAAGATGAAATCAAATCCTGGggttaatttagaaaaattaattgaacaaTGTTACGGAGATGATGTATCTGATAGATTTTTTATCGGAAAAGGGCAAATTGGGTCGTGGAAAACGAAGATGTCCGAAAAGATGAGTGAAGAGTTCGATGAttggattgaaaaaaaaactaaaaatacagatttaagatattaa